In Erigeron canadensis isolate Cc75 chromosome 6, C_canadensis_v1, whole genome shotgun sequence, the following are encoded in one genomic region:
- the LOC122605964 gene encoding putative serine/threonine-protein kinase — protein MKFLMPCYQCFSSTSEVKMVHKSDKGGESSMNFRLFSYHELKVASDGFSSKNKVGEGGFGSVYKGHLSDGTIVAIKVLSVEIESMRGEREFISEIAALSDVHHENLVNLHGCCVEGAKRCLVYDYMENNSLAYRFLGGELNRSSFNWTTRKNVSLGVAKALAYLHEEKDPHIVHRDIKASNVLLDHNFNPKVADFGLARLFQDGTSHISTRVAGTLGYLSPEYAVSGRLTRKSDVYSFGVLLLEIITGRSVVDFDMELGERFLVDKTWDMYNCDRLVELVDPLLLKGDDERLKKEAVRFLKVGLLCVQETSKLRPKMSGVIRMLTGETSVEEVKITQPGFVADLMDVKIQKKRPS, from the exons atgaagtttCTTATGCCATGTTATCAATGTTTCAGCTCAACTTCAGAAGTCAAGATGGTCCATAAAAGTGATAAAG GTGGAGAAAGTTCTATGAATTTTAGGTTATTTTCTTACCATGAGTTGAAAGTTGCTAGTGATGGTTTCAGTTCCAAAAACAAAGTTGGAGAAGGAGGATTTGGCTCTGTTTACAAG GGTCATCTCAGTGATGGGACTATCGTCGCGATAAAAGTGCTCTCTGTCGAAATTGAATCGATGAGAGGCGAGCGTGAATTCATATCCGAAATTGCTGCATTATCTGATGTACATCATGAAAATCTTGTAAATCTTCATGGATGTTGCGTTGAAGGAGCCAAAAGATGTTTGGTCTATGATTATATGGAAAACAATAGCCTAGCGTATCGATTTCTAG gTGGGGAGCTAAACAGGAGCAGTTTTAATTGGACAACAAGGAAGAATGTTTCATTAGGAGTTGCTAAAGCATTAGCATATCTCCATGAAGAGAAGGACCCTCATATAGTTCACAGAGATATCAAGGCAAGCAATGTGCTACTAGATCACAATTTTAATCCGAAAGTAGCAGATTTCGGGCTTGCAAGGTTGTTTCAAGACGGCACATCTCATATTAGTACTCGTGTTGCTGGGACATT AGGGTATCTTTCTCCAGAATACGCTGTTAGTGGCCGATTGACTCGGAAATCTGATGTTTATAGCTTTGGTGTGCTGCTTCTTGAAATCATCACTGGCCGATCAGTTGTTGATTTCGACATGGAACTTGGAGAGCGTTTCCTGGTTGATAAG ACATGGGATATGTATAACTGTGATCGTCTGGTGGAGCTAGTGGACCCTTTGTTGTTAAAAGGTGACGATGAGAGGCTAAAAAAAGAAGCAGTGCGATTTTTGAAGGTTGGGTTACTATGTGTTCAAGAGACCTCAAAACTTCGCCCCAAGATGTCTGGAGTCATCAGGATGTTGACTGGTGAAACTAGTGTGGAAGAAGTGAAAATTACACAGCCGGGGTTTGTTGCGGATCTCATGGATGTCAAGATTCAAAAGAAAAGGCCGAGTTGA
- the LOC122605966 gene encoding V-type proton ATPase subunit G1-like, protein MEDYRRQGGIQQLLVAEQEARQIVNTARTAKLNRLKQAKDEAEEEVAKFRGHMEKEYQKTISESTGFSGVNVKRLDEETVTKIDQLKTQAAKVSPEVIKMLMTQVTTVKV, encoded by the exons ATGGAAGATTATAGACGTCAAGGTGGAATTCAGCAACTGTTGGTTGCTGAACAAGAAGCTCGACAAATAGTCAATACTGCAAGAACTG CAAAGTTGAATAGACTTAAACAAGCAAAAGATGAAGCTGAAGAAGAAGTAGCTAAATTTCGAGGTCATATGGAGAAAGAATACCAGAAAACTATTTCAGAG TCAACTGGTTTTTCTGGAGTGAATGTAAAGCGGCTGGATGAAGAAACAGTTACAAAGATCGATCAATTGAAAACACAGGCTGCAAAAGTTTCACCGGAGGTTATCAAAATGCTCATGACTCAAGTCACTACCGTCAAGGTCTGA
- the LOC122605402 gene encoding probable aquaporin PIP2-4 produces the protein MSKDIEVGGHDQYGARDYQDPPPAALFDSEELTKWSFYRAIIAEFVATLLFLYVTVLTVIGYKSQVDPAHSPDQCGGVGILGIAWAFGGMIFVLVYCTAGISGGHINPAVTFGLFLARKVTLPRAFMYIVAQCLGAICGCGLVKAFQKTYYTTYGGGANELADGYNKGTGLGAEIIGTFVLVYTVFSATDPKRNARDSHVPVLAPLPIGFAVFMVHLATIPITGTGINPARSFGAAVIYGKDKAWDDQWLFWIGPMIGAAIAAFYHQYVLRAGAVKALGSFRSNA, from the exons ATGAGCAAAGACATTGAGGTTGGAGGTCATGATCAGTATGGTGCAAGAGATTACCAAGACCCACCCCCTGCTGCCCTGTTTGACTCCGAAGAACTCACCAAATGGTCTTTTTATCGAGCCATCATTGCCGAGTTCGTTGCCACTCTCTTGTTCCTTTACGTCACGGTCTTGACGGTCATCGGCTACAAGTCCCAAGTCGACCCCGCCCACAGTCCCGACCAGTGTGGTGGTGTTGGGATCCTCGGTATCGCGTGGGCCTTTGGTGGCATGATCTTTGTCCTGGTTTATTGCACGGCTGGTATCTCAGGAGGCCACATTAACCCCGCGGTCACATTTGGGCTGTTTTTGGCAAGGAAAGTGACACTTCCAAGGGCTTTCATGTACATTGTGGCCCAATGCTTGGGTGCCATTTGTGGATGCGGTCTTGTTAAGGCTTTTCAAAAGACTTACTACACTACTTATGGTGGTGGCGCCAATGAGCTAGCCGATGGTTACAATAAAGGCACCGGTTTGGGTGCCGAAATCATTGGCACATTTGTTCTTGTATACACCGTCTTCTCGGCCACTGACCCCAAAAGAAATGCCCGCGATTCCCATGTCCCC GTGTTGGCACCTCTACCTATTGGGTTTGCGGTGTTCATGGTTCACTTGGCTACCATCCCAATCACGGGCACTGGGATCAACCCGGCTCGTAGTTTTGGTGCTGCGGTTATCTACGGAAAAGATAAAGCCTGGGATGATCAA TGGTTATTTTGGATAGGACCGATGATTGGAGCTGCCATCGCGGCCTTCTACCATCAATATGTTTTGAGAGCTGGGGCGGTTAAAGCTCTTGGATCCTTCAGGAGCAATGCCTAG